A window of Cryptomeria japonica chromosome 3, Sugi_1.0, whole genome shotgun sequence contains these coding sequences:
- the LOC131070429 gene encoding metal transporter Nramp3 isoform X2, with the protein MAGKSAEEERTGLLLEDESRQARSQRLDLELEERAYESSQRVQVEIDEQEEEEKYLDSSYTPPFSWRKLWRFTGPGFLMSIAFLDPGNLEGDLQAGAIAGYSLLWLLMWATVMGLVIQLLASRLGVATGCHLAEHCREEYPLWARLVLWLMAEFALIGADIQEVIGSAIALNILTNGYLPLWAGVLITAFDCFIFLLLENYGVRKLEALFGILIGTMALSFAFMFGETKPKGMKLLMGLLVPRINKNAVKQAVSVVGCLIMPHNIFLYSALVQSRMIDTSRKGRVQEALNYVSIEAGLALTVSFMINLLVTTVFAKGFYGTETAGDMGLLNAGAYLQKRYGGGLFPILYIWAIGLLAAGQSSTITGTYAGQFIMAGFLNLRIKKWLRALITRSFAIVPTVIVALLFDSSEGKLDQLNEWLNVLQSMQIPFALIPLLCLVSKEHIMGTFAIGRIYKHFILHVQALAHRISRSWIFD; encoded by the exons ATGGCTGGAAAATCAGCCGAGGAAGAAAGAACTGGACTGTTGTTGGAGGATGAATCAAGGCAAGCGAGAAGCCAGAGGCTGGACTTGGAGCTTGAAGAACGAGCTTACGAGTCAAGCCAAAGAGTTCAAGTAGAGATAgatgaacaagaagaagaggaaaaatatttGGATTCGAGCTACACGCCCCCATTTTCCTGGAGAAAGCTATGGCGCTTCACAGGCCCCGGGTTTTTGATGAGCATAGCGTTTTTGGATCCGGGAAATTTGGAAGGGGATTTACAGGCGGGAGCCATTGCTGGATACTCTTTGCTGTGGCTTTTAATGTGGGCGACTGTTATGGGGTTGGTAATTCAGCTGCTGGCCTCCCGATTGGGCGTCGCTACTGGATGCCATCTGGCGGAGCATTGCAGAGAGGAGTATCCGCTGTGGGCTAGGCTTGTACTGTGGCTCATGGCTGAGTTTGCTCTCATAGGGGCTGACATTCAGGAAGTTATTGGCAGTGCAATCGCTCTCAACATTTTAACCAATGGATATCTGCCGCTCTGGGCGGGCGTCCTCATTACTGCATTCGACTG TTTTATTTTCTTGCTTCTCGAAAACTATGGAGTGAGGAAGCTGGAGGCATTGTTTGGAATACTTATTGGAACAATGGCACTTTCATTTGCATTTATGTTTGGTGAAACGAAGCCAAAAGGAATGAAATTACTGATGG GGCTTTTAGTTCCACGCATAAATAAAAATGCTGTCAAGCAGGCCGTGAGTGTTGTAGGTTGTCTTATAATGCCACACAACATTTTCCTGTATTCAGCACTTGTTCAATCGCGAATGATTGATACATCTAGAAAAGGCAGAGTCCAGGAAGCACTTAATTATGTCTCAATTGAAGCAGGTCTTGCACTTACAGTATCCTTCATGATCAATTTACTTGTTACAACAGTATTTGCAAAGGGATTCTATGGCACAGAAACTGCAGGAGATATGGGCCTACTGAATGCTGGAGCTTACCTTCAAAAGCGGTATGGAGGAGGATTATTTCCAATACTTTATATCTGGGCTATTGGGTTACTAGCAGCTGGGCAGAGCAGTACTATAACAGGGACATATGCAGGGCAGTTTATCATGGCTGGTTTTCTTAATCTTCGTATAAAGAAATGGTTACGAGCATTAATCACTAGAAGCTTTGCAATTGTGCCAACTGTTATTGTCGCTCTACTGTTTGATTCTTCTGAAGGCAAGCTGGATCAATTAAATGAATGGCTCAATGTGCTTCAATCCATGCAAATCCCATTTGCTCTCATTCCCCTTCTATGCCTTGTATCCAAGGAGCATATTATGGGTACTTTCGCAATTGGCAGAATCTATAAG catttcattctgcatgttcaggcattggctcaccggatctcgaggagttggatttttgattga
- the LOC131070429 gene encoding metal transporter Nramp3 isoform X3 yields the protein MAGKSAEEERTGLLLEDESRQARSQRLDLELEERAYESSQRVQVEIDEQEEEEKYLDSSYTPPFSWRKLWRFTGPGFLMSIAFLDPGNLEGDLQAGAIAGYSLLWLLMWATVMGLVIQLLASRLGVATGCHLAEHCREEYPLWARLVLWLMAEFALIGADIQEVIGSAIALNILTNGYLPLWAGVLITAFDCFIFLLLENYGVRKLEALFGILIGTMALSFAFMFGETKPKGMKLLMGLLVPRINKNAVKQAVSVVGCLIMPHNIFLYSALVQSRMIDTSRKGRVQEALNYVSIEAGLALTVSFMINLLVTTVFAKGFYGTETAGDMGLLNAGAYLQKRYGGGLFPILYIWAIGLLAAGQSSTITGTYAGQFIMAGFLNLRIKKWLRALITRSFAIVPTVIVALLFDSSEGKLDQLNEWLNVLQSMQIPFALIPLLCLVSKEHIMGTFAIGRIYKALAHRISRSWIFD from the exons ATGGCTGGAAAATCAGCCGAGGAAGAAAGAACTGGACTGTTGTTGGAGGATGAATCAAGGCAAGCGAGAAGCCAGAGGCTGGACTTGGAGCTTGAAGAACGAGCTTACGAGTCAAGCCAAAGAGTTCAAGTAGAGATAgatgaacaagaagaagaggaaaaatatttGGATTCGAGCTACACGCCCCCATTTTCCTGGAGAAAGCTATGGCGCTTCACAGGCCCCGGGTTTTTGATGAGCATAGCGTTTTTGGATCCGGGAAATTTGGAAGGGGATTTACAGGCGGGAGCCATTGCTGGATACTCTTTGCTGTGGCTTTTAATGTGGGCGACTGTTATGGGGTTGGTAATTCAGCTGCTGGCCTCCCGATTGGGCGTCGCTACTGGATGCCATCTGGCGGAGCATTGCAGAGAGGAGTATCCGCTGTGGGCTAGGCTTGTACTGTGGCTCATGGCTGAGTTTGCTCTCATAGGGGCTGACATTCAGGAAGTTATTGGCAGTGCAATCGCTCTCAACATTTTAACCAATGGATATCTGCCGCTCTGGGCGGGCGTCCTCATTACTGCATTCGACTG TTTTATTTTCTTGCTTCTCGAAAACTATGGAGTGAGGAAGCTGGAGGCATTGTTTGGAATACTTATTGGAACAATGGCACTTTCATTTGCATTTATGTTTGGTGAAACGAAGCCAAAAGGAATGAAATTACTGATGG GGCTTTTAGTTCCACGCATAAATAAAAATGCTGTCAAGCAGGCCGTGAGTGTTGTAGGTTGTCTTATAATGCCACACAACATTTTCCTGTATTCAGCACTTGTTCAATCGCGAATGATTGATACATCTAGAAAAGGCAGAGTCCAGGAAGCACTTAATTATGTCTCAATTGAAGCAGGTCTTGCACTTACAGTATCCTTCATGATCAATTTACTTGTTACAACAGTATTTGCAAAGGGATTCTATGGCACAGAAACTGCAGGAGATATGGGCCTACTGAATGCTGGAGCTTACCTTCAAAAGCGGTATGGAGGAGGATTATTTCCAATACTTTATATCTGGGCTATTGGGTTACTAGCAGCTGGGCAGAGCAGTACTATAACAGGGACATATGCAGGGCAGTTTATCATGGCTGGTTTTCTTAATCTTCGTATAAAGAAATGGTTACGAGCATTAATCACTAGAAGCTTTGCAATTGTGCCAACTGTTATTGTCGCTCTACTGTTTGATTCTTCTGAAGGCAAGCTGGATCAATTAAATGAATGGCTCAATGTGCTTCAATCCATGCAAATCCCATTTGCTCTCATTCCCCTTCTATGCCTTGTATCCAAGGAGCATATTATGGGTACTTTCGCAATTGGCAGAATCTATAAG gcattggctcaccggatctcgaggagttggatttttgattga